The following DNA comes from Lentibacillus sp. Marseille-P4043.
AAAACCCCACTTGGATATCCATATCCGAGTGGGGTTTCACTTCATAATTTATTCCGTCTTCTCTTTCACAAATTCCACAACTTCTTCTGCAGTTCCCATTCCTAAAAGCTTGTCCTTATAGGAAACTAATTTTTCTTGTGATAAGTCACGAATCTGAGTCCGTGCTGGTAAAATTGATGTTGCACTCATACTGAATTCATCAAGGCCAAGGGATAAGAGAATTGGTATAGCAATTGGATCGCCAGCCATTTCACCGCACATGCCAACCCATTTGTCTTCACCGTGCGCTGCCTCGAGTACATTGTTGACTAAATTCAATATTGCTGGATGGTATGGTTGATAAAGGTAAGTAACGCGTTCGTTCATACGGTCTGCGGCCATCGTATATTGAATCAGATCATTTGTACCGATACTGAAAAAGTCTACTTCTTTAGCGAATTGTTTGGCGATTACTGCCGTAGATGGGATTTCAACCATAATTCCAACTTCAATATCATCCGAAACATCTACGCCTTCAGAAGTTAAATTGTCTTTCTCATCTAACAAAATTGCTTTAGCTTGACGGAATTCATCTAGTGTTGCAATCATTGGGAACATAATTTTTAAATTTCCGTGCACGCTTGCTCGTAACAAGGCACGTAATTGGGTTCTAAATACGGATTCATTTTCTAAGCAAAAACGAATAGCGCGAAAACCTAAAAATGGATTAAGTTCTTTTGGCAAGTCTAAATAGCTTAATTCTTTGTCACCGCCAATATCTAACGTTCTGACAACAACCGGCTTATTACCTACTTGTTCCAATACTGATTTATAGGCATCATATTGTTCGTCTTCAGTCGGTAATTCAGTTTTGCCCATATATAAAAATTCTGTTCGGTAAAGTCCAACACCTTCTCCGCCATTGGCTAAAACGCCTGTTATGTCTTCGGGGGTACCAATATTAGCTACTAATTCTACTTGTTCGCCGTCAGATGTGATGGTTGGTTCATCTTTTAGTTTTGCCCATTCTTCTTTCTGCTTGGCAAAATTCGCTTGTTTTTCCTTGTACTTGGATAGTTCCTCATCAGATGGATTGATCTTAACAGTTCCTTCTATCCCATCCACAATAACCATGTCACCTTGGGAAACGACATTGGTGATTTCTTTAGATCCAACTACAGCCGGGATTTCTAATGATCTTGCCATAATTGCCGAATGGGATGTACGACCACCTACATCAGTAGCAAAACCTTTTACAAATTGGCGATTTAACTGTGCGGTATCTGATGGGGTTAAATCACGCGCAATTACAATTACCTCTTCGTCAATTAATGCAGGATCGGGAAATGTAACGCCTAACAAATGTGCCATCACTCGTTTTGTCACGTCTTGAATATCAGCTGCACGTTCACGCATGTATTCATTATCCATATTTTTAAACATGTCGATAAACATGTTTGCTGTTTCATCTAGTGCACTTTCAGCGATAACATTTTCAGATTTAATTTTGTCCTTGATAGGATTAATCAATTCTGGGTCACTTAAAACAAGTAAATGTGCTGAGAAAATTTCCGCATGCTCATCGCCAATCTCCTGCTTGGCATGTGCTTTGATCTTTTCTAATTCCTGCTTTGATATTTCCAGTGCTTTATCTAAACGTTCGATTTCTGCATTGGGATTATCAATCGTCTTCTTATCAAATGACAAATCAGGTGTAACAAGTTGATAAGCTTTGGCGATTGCAATTCCATTTGATGCAGCAATTCCGTCAATCGTTGCCATTATTTTACGACCAGCCTTTCCTAATAAAAAATATGTAAATCCTACTTCTTATTTTAACCTCTTTAGCTCGGCGGTTTCAAGTTATGAAGCGGTTTTGGACAATCATTTTGAATGGAAACGCTATCTTTTTCCATTAACTGCAAATTAACCGCTAATACTGGTTGAATGAAGATTTTTCTCGACCCATTCCAGAACGCTTTGATGAACTTCTTCTTTATTAATTTCGTTTAAAAGTTCGTGACGGCCATCGTGGAAAAGTTTTACTGTGACGTTTTCAAGGCCAGCTTTTTCATATAAATGTGCTGTTTTCCAAATACCTTTTGCATAGTCGCCAACAGGATCCGCATCTCCACTCATTAGGAGCATCGGTAAATCATCTCGTATGCGCAAATTTCGTTTTTGTTGATGAATAATGGAAAGTCCTGTCATTAAATCAACAAAGAATCGTGCTGTTGGAACATGGCCACAATAGGGATCATCCATATAAGCTTGGACAATTTGATCATCGCGAGTTAACCAATCGAACGTTGTTTTCTGCTGTTCAATGCGTCTGTTGTAAGCATTAAAAGCAATGAAATTCATCAGCTTGCTTGGCTTTTTAGGTGCAAGTAAAGAGGCGATTTTCCGTCCGGTATAGGAGGTGATTTTCGGGTAAAAACCGGTTCCAGATAATAGAACACCATCAAGTTCACTACTGTGTGTTTGAATATAATATCGTGCTAAAAAGGACCCCATACTATGTCCAAACAAGAAAATGGGTGTGTCAGGAAACTCCTGCTTAATGGTTCTTGTAATGGTGAATAGATCTTCCATTGTTTTTGTAAACCCATTTTCATCAGCTAGATAGCCAAAAGAGCCCTGTCGTTCACCAGTTTTTCCATGACCACGATGATCATTTCCATAAACAAAAATATTTTTCTTCACTAGAAAATTGGCAAAAT
Coding sequences within:
- the ptsP gene encoding phosphoenolpyruvate--protein phosphotransferase; amino-acid sequence: MATIDGIAASNGIAIAKAYQLVTPDLSFDKKTIDNPNAEIERLDKALEISKQELEKIKAHAKQEIGDEHAEIFSAHLLVLSDPELINPIKDKIKSENVIAESALDETANMFIDMFKNMDNEYMRERAADIQDVTKRVMAHLLGVTFPDPALIDEEVIVIARDLTPSDTAQLNRQFVKGFATDVGGRTSHSAIMARSLEIPAVVGSKEITNVVSQGDMVIVDGIEGTVKINPSDEELSKYKEKQANFAKQKEEWAKLKDEPTITSDGEQVELVANIGTPEDITGVLANGGEGVGLYRTEFLYMGKTELPTEDEQYDAYKSVLEQVGNKPVVVRTLDIGGDKELSYLDLPKELNPFLGFRAIRFCLENESVFRTQLRALLRASVHGNLKIMFPMIATLDEFRQAKAILLDEKDNLTSEGVDVSDDIEVGIMVEIPSTAVIAKQFAKEVDFFSIGTNDLIQYTMAADRMNERVTYLYQPYHPAILNLVNNVLEAAHGEDKWVGMCGEMAGDPIAIPILLSLGLDEFSMSATSILPARTQIRDLSQEKLVSYKDKLLGMGTAEEVVEFVKEKTE
- a CDS encoding alpha/beta hydrolase: MEKEYWLTMKDNVDVYVKKWYEENKQPKAIIQLAHGMVEHINRYNDFANFLVKKNIFVYGNDHRGHGKTGERQGSFGYLADENGFTKTMEDLFTITRTIKQEFPDTPIFLFGHSMGSFLARYYIQTHSSELDGVLLSGTGFYPKITSYTGRKIASLLAPKKPSKLMNFIAFNAYNRRIEQQKTTFDWLTRDDQIVQAYMDDPYCGHVPTARFFVDLMTGLSIIHQQKRNLRIRDDLPMLLMSGDADPVGDYAKGIWKTAHLYEKAGLENVTVKLFHDGRHELLNEINKEEVHQSVLEWVEKNLHSTSISG